ATCGAGCGGCTGGGGGGGTTGCAACCCTCACGGGCGCCTCGCGCGACAAAGTCCGCCACGCCGATCGTCAGGACCGCCGACGACTTGTATGCCGCGAAGAAGTAAGTGGTGGCTAAGCGGCTCACTTCTCGGCCGGGGCGAGCAGGGTATCAAGCTCCCAAAGTTCGGCCGTGCCGTCGTATTTGCCCACGAACAGCCGCTTGCCGTCGCCGCTGAACGCGGCTGAGGTCACGCCAGTCATGGGAGTGCGCGGGCCCCGGACCTCGCCCGTCTCCGCATCGCGCAGCTCCAGTGCGCCTCTGCCGATGCACGCCAGCAAGTCGCCGCGCGGGTTGAAAGCGATCATGTTCGGATCCCGAGATAACGTAAATTCCTTGAGTACTCGGGCGCTGGCTAAATCCAGGAGTTGCAACCGCGGGTTGGAATCGGAATGGGTGATGCGTGTGCTCGTTCGTGAGTACGTGGTAATCACTACCGCAAGCGCGCGGCTGTCGGGACGGAATGTACTGACGACAGCGGTGTAGGGAAACGAAGCAGTGCCTTCCGAAAATCGCCTCGCTTTACCACGTGTTTTCCCCGTACTGGTGTCCCAAAACTGCAGATCCGTCGGGATCTGCGACTTCCTCAATTTCCTCCCCCGCATGAGCGCGGCCGAGAAGTCCTCGGCCAGTAGAAGCCTCAGATCGGGACTGAACAATATAGGCTGGATCGACATTGTCCGATTGGGAGCGGAGGCCAAAATGGTGTAGCGCGATTCGCGGTTCGCCAGTTCAAATCTCACGAGCCATACCGTCCCGCCCGCGTCTTTGTCGAGGGCCAAAGCTTCCTTGCCGTCGGCGGCGATGGCCAGTTCGCCCCTTGCGGTCAGCAACGGTTTTCGACCGTCGGCTGCCTCCGCGGACACATCCCAGAGGCTGAAATCCGGCAAGTCCGGTGTTCCATCAGAATAAGAAAAGGAAAGCGGGCGCTGGCTCGCACGGCTGTCGCTCTTAATGGTGAAGTTAAAGCGGGAGCGTGGCTGATAGGTGACGGCATAGCTCCCGTCCGCGCTGAGACTGACGCGTTTGACTCCGGCCTCGTGCATCAGCGGCGCTCCGCGCGGCGCGCCGTCGGTAGCGTTCCAAAGCCGCGCCGTCTTGTCGTCGCCGCCAGTCATAAGCGTAGAGCCATCGGCACTCACGGCCACGGACGCGACTCGAGCGCCGTGCTTGACTGTCAATACCAGGCCGGGCACCTTACGCGCGGCCGGTTCGATGGGTGGCTTATCGACGTCCTTTGCGTCGGGCGGGGCGGACGCTGACGGCGACGCTCCGCCCGTGCCGTCGCCCTTTGCACCGCTGGCGGCGGGAACGTCGATGCTCGGCGGTTCGACGTTGCTGTCGCCGAGATCGCTCCGTGTATCGGCCGGATCGGCGTCGGGCGGTTCGCCTTGCTCGTTTGGGTTGTTGGACTGGTCCGGCCCAACCGATGGCGGTTGCGGGATGAACCGGCCCTTCAGAATCGGCCCCGCATTGGCCGCCACGGCCTCGTCAGGTTTCTTGCGCGGCCACAAGAGCGACGCGGCCGTGATCGTAGCCAGCACGACGAGCGCTACGGCCGCCCAGGCGAACGGCCGCCGAAACAGCGATTCGTCCTTGGCGCCGCGGTGCCTGCGCGCCGCGCCAACTCGTAGCGTCGGCGTCGGGCGGCGATGCGAAGGCCTCGTCTCGCGCTCCCGCTGCACCGCCGGTTTCTGGATCGGAGCGAGCGCCACCTCGTCCAACAGCCCATCCAAACTTTCCAGGCCCGCCCAGGGATTGGCCGACGCGCCCGCCTCTCCTCTGGCCCAGGGCGCCAGCGCCTCGGCCGCCTCGGCGGGCGTCTGAAACCGGTCGCCAGGATCCTTGGCCAGCATCCGCTTTTCGATCAACTCGGCGAAGGCCGGCGGGACGTCGCGGTTCTTCACGCGGATGGCGGCCGGCAAAATGTCGATGTGAGCCATGATCCGCTGCACCTCGGTCCCTTCGGCAAACGGCGGCTTGCCAGTCAGGCAGTGGTAAAGCGTGCAGCCGAGGGAATAGATGTCGCTGCGGATGTCGGCCCGCTTGGCGTCGACCGCCTGTTCCGGCGAACAATAGTCGATCGTGCCCATGAACTGCCCGGTGCGCGTGTCCGGCCCGCCGGCCTGCGCTTGCGGCCCGAAGAACTTGGCCAGCCCCATGTCGGCCACTTTCACGTTGCCTTGGCGTGAAAGGAGAATGTTCGAGGGTTTGATGTCGCGGTGAATGATACCCAGCTCGCGCGCGTGCTCCAGGGCCAGCGCCACTTCGTGGCCGATGCGGGCCGTCTCGCGCACGCCCAACCGTTTTTGTTTCGCCAGGTGGGCCGACAGGCTCGGACCATCGACCAGTTCCATGGCCAGAAAATGAAGCGATCCATGTTGGGCCAATTCAAAGCTGGTGACCACGTGGTCGTGTCGCAATTGCAAGGCCACGAACGCCTCGCGTCGGAAGCGGCCGATGGCATCGGGCGTGGCCAGTCGCGGCGGCAGCACCTTCACGGCCACCTGGCGGTTCAGCTTCGTATCGAGCGCGCGATAGACGCTTCCCATGCCGCCGGCGCCCAAGGGCGCCAGGAGCTTGTAGTGGCCCAAGATCAGGTTTTGCGATCGGCCCGCCTCGAGCTGCGCCACTTGCCACTTGGTCAACAGGCCCTGCCGCACGAGCCAATCGAGCAGCCGCGCGTCGTCGGCGCCAGCGCCAAGCTCCGCGCGGCCACGCGCCAACTCGGCGGCGGCGACCAATCCGCTGTTCACGGCGCGATCGCCTTGCGCACTTTTGACCTGTGACATGACGAGTCTCCCGACGGCCCCGACAACATAATCCTCATCACAATCCGCCTTTGCCTGATTCGCCAGCGTCTGCCATAAATCGTTCGCGGACCCAGCCCCGGAACTTGCGAATCCAGGCGGTTTCGTCGGCCGCCAATTCGAATTCGAGGAACGGTTCCAGGTCTTTCACGCGCAGCATCGGCAAGTTCAGACTGAAGTCGCGCTCGACGTACTTCCCGTCCGCGCCGAGAGAGTAGGCGGCCAGTCCCTTCTTGCGCCATCGCCAAATTTCAGGAACGCCCAAGGCGGCGTAAATGCGCAACTTCTGCACGGCCCCGCGGCTGACTTCGGTCTCGATGGCCAAGTCCGGCGGCGGATCGACCGAGAGGTCGACCTCCATGCGACTGCGTACCCGGTGGTGATTGAGAATATAGTAGCACTCGTCGGCCTCAAGTCCTTTGGCGAGTTCCTGACTCTTCCAAGTCGTCGATCCCAGGCTGCGCTGCGGGATACCCATTTCCTCGGTAAACGATTCAAACATCCGGGCAAGCAACTTCTTGATGATTTCGTGGCTGGACGAGGG
This genomic window from Pirellulales bacterium contains:
- a CDS encoding protein kinase; this encodes MSQVKSAQGDRAVNSGLVAAAELARGRAELGAGADDARLLDWLVRQGLLTKWQVAQLEAGRSQNLILGHYKLLAPLGAGGMGSVYRALDTKLNRQVAVKVLPPRLATPDAIGRFRREAFVALQLRHDHVVTSFELAQHGSLHFLAMELVDGPSLSAHLAKQKRLGVRETARIGHEVALALEHARELGIIHRDIKPSNILLSRQGNVKVADMGLAKFFGPQAQAGGPDTRTGQFMGTIDYCSPEQAVDAKRADIRSDIYSLGCTLYHCLTGKPPFAEGTEVQRIMAHIDILPAAIRVKNRDVPPAFAELIEKRMLAKDPGDRFQTPAEAAEALAPWARGEAGASANPWAGLESLDGLLDEVALAPIQKPAVQRERETRPSHRRPTPTLRVGAARRHRGAKDESLFRRPFAWAAVALVVLATITAASLLWPRKKPDEAVAANAGPILKGRFIPQPPSVGPDQSNNPNEQGEPPDADPADTRSDLGDSNVEPPSIDVPAASGAKGDGTGGASPSASAPPDAKDVDKPPIEPAARKVPGLVLTVKHGARVASVAVSADGSTLMTGGDDKTARLWNATDGAPRGAPLMHEAGVKRVSLSADGSYAVTYQPRSRFNFTIKSDSRASQRPLSFSYSDGTPDLPDFSLWDVSAEAADGRKPLLTARGELAIAADGKEALALDKDAGGTVWLVRFELANRESRYTILASAPNRTMSIQPILFSPDLRLLLAEDFSAALMRGRKLRKSQIPTDLQFWDTSTGKTRGKARRFSEGTASFPYTAVVSTFRPDSRALAVVITTYSRTSTRITHSDSNPRLQLLDLASARVLKEFTLSRDPNMIAFNPRGDLLACIGRGALELRDAETGEVRGPRTPMTGVTSAAFSGDGKRLFVGKYDGTAELWELDTLLAPAEK
- a CDS encoding Uma2 family endonuclease, encoding MATVEKVLLRGERRIVLSGISWEMYEQLRENEDNWHVHMAYDRGTLELMSPSSSHEIIKKLLARMFESFTEEMGIPQRSLGSTTWKSQELAKGLEADECYYILNHHRVRSRMEVDLSVDPPPDLAIETEVSRGAVQKLRIYAALGVPEIWRWRKKGLAAYSLGADGKYVERDFSLNLPMLRVKDLEPFLEFELAADETAWIRKFRGWVRERFMADAGESGKGGL